The genome window TTTGGTTTAAGAAAGCAAGGCCACTCTCTTTGCATGAAAACTATGTGGCGTCTTTCCTTAATttaaacattagctaagtcTGCCTCGTTTCTGCACAGGCATCCTCATGTTAATAACCAGATTAAATTTGCACACGTACGCAAATTCAGCACACACAGAATGGGAGAGTGGCTTAGACAACAATGCAGTCCTCATTTTTCCCAAAACATGACGAAGAAGTGTTTAAGGTCTCCAAGAAGAAATACTTTGCCCCGAGCGACTCTGAACTCAATGATTCACGTCTCGTCCTCGCTGGCTGGCGAGGTAAGCGGTGGCAGAGGGGAAATTCAACATGACATTCTCTTGGAATTTTATTTGAACTCCGGCTGGCATTTCTCAGAGAGAACCTATGACATTCTAGCATTTGAAATGGCAAACAGTGAAGTGATATACTCATTACAGAGTAGATCACGGTCGCTCCTTTAGCTCGGGAAGGACTCATCTCTACAGCCATACTGAAATGATGAGAGATTAACAATTAATCAAGTCTGTGCTGACTTGTAATTGATTTTCCTGAAGACCCCCTGCTATATTGTAATGGCTGCTGCATCTGGAGACTCAGTGCACCAAGGATTTTGCACAGGGGTAAAATCAGGatagccaatgtgtgtgtgtctgtgtgtggtcagaGTTGTATAGAAGCTCAAGCCAATCTCAAGCAGGGATGATGTGGGAACACTATCCTCTTCTCCAAACACCTACTCTCAATTCAGCACAAGAAAACACCCGgcagagagagaacaaacagcGACAGAGCCACAGGACTGACCATCCCTCCTCCCTGCATTCATTAGCAATGATGACCCCCGCTGGCAAACAGGCTCACAATCACCTCAGCGCAGACCACACCACACGCAGCTCACCTTTGGTCACTCGGATTAAATATTAAAATGCCATCTGACTGGTGCTTTCATTCAATGTCTTTTTATAGGGTGGTATGTGGGTTGCTGGAATTATGGAATggagtgaatgaataaacatGTCAAATTGCTTCAGATCATGTCACACCACGCAGAGAACAGAATATTAAATAACAAAAGCTCTGGTTTGGCAAGGTGATGCAACCAACACTAAACCGAAAAATAAACACTCTATGCACGCTTCATAATCGACCGTAAATTGATCGTAATATCTGGGTGCCACCATACACGTGAATGCGAAGAGGAAACTCTGCGCTTGATAACTTACACAGCACACGGTGAGACCTGATGAGTCACTAAACAGCAAACAATAAAGAGGCCGTCCAAAATGGTGGCAAATTAGAGATGAATTATCTTTAAGCTGCATCCTTAACACCCTTAACATGTCAAGACAGCTAAACAGGATTAGCGAGCATAGGTGCCACATACAAGCGTATCCAGCAGCATCCTTTAATACTTTCTTGGAAGTGCAAATGAATCCTCTTGCGACATGGTTCAGTGTACACTGCTGAAAGGGTACAAGCAGGCATGCTAATTAAGTCTCTAAAGCTGGGGCTTCCCTCTCCGTTACCAATTTAGGAATCACTTATTAGACACGTTATCAGCGGCTGACCACCACTGCAGGATAAGCACAAGTTAGTTAAAGTTTGCTTGCAGTTTTCAGGCATAAATatacagcagcagctgcagctaTGGCTTTTACGTTGCTAAATGAACTGGACTCGATTCCTGGCTCGACTGAGGCTGCGtgctttttttttggtttgttttatgAGCAATAAAATAAAAGCACAACAGCtaataaaacacacaacacataaggCCCAGTCTGAGCAATTTGTTATACAATCTCTTCCACACAGCACTGAATTAGGTCTGGCTGACAAATTTTACAAATTCCATACGATCAGTCGAGAGAACTCAGTCGTATCCCACCCACAGTCGTCTTGCCAAGTCTTTTGCAGCCTGTCAAGACTGTGAGAAAGCAAATCAGCAGGGGTCTGGGCTGCGGAACATGCCCTTGTTAACACATCCGTGACAGGCATGCCTGGCCTAAGACAGATGATACGgacccctcctctcctgcctgTGAGAGGATAATTTACTGACGTCCCACCTCAGGCCATAAACAAACAGCTTACTGAGCCAGTGGCTGAGGATGACCCCTTTAATTTAATGTGTGACAGTGTCGTAACGGCATGATGTAAAATATCGAATGTACCCTCACTGACTCACAGAAGAAAAGGGTGTAAGTTAACAGCATCGTGGTATTCTTTAGTCAATtcaagtcacatttatttatatagcaatGCATTAAATGCAATGCAATTGACCCAAGGTGttcacagaaataaaataaagtctAAAATAAGAATGTCAAGATGTGCAAGATTCAGTGGGAAATAAGGGACATTTTGATGCGGATGGCATGGATATGTACTGTATTCCTATGTACACAGCAAGTTGTAGCCTTAGCCTTAACAGAGCAGATATGATTTCAATCATGACCTCAATTACAGTGGTTGCAATCCAATTATTGCAGTGCTTCACTGTAATCTATCAGTCAACACTAACTAGGCTTTACCCATGCTAAGACTTAGATGGTTTATTTTATTTCCCCCACTGTTGAACCAGTGAATGCCTGGACATCCTTTCCTTCCACTCCATCATTATGAGGGCCTGACTGAATCATTAGGGGGTACCACAGGCAGACTCCACGACCGCCCTTATTACCTGCAGCTCTGTCTTCAGATTAAGGCTCACTCTGACTCTGGCTTGCTTCCTCTCTGCGAGCTGCTCCCAACACACTTGGGTGGCATTTGACAGGCCGACCCAATCCCGGCCCGCAAACCTTTCTCCGCAGCGCAGCGCACcagacacagagaaaaacaaGACGGCGACCCCCATGAGCACCTAGCCAGGTGTGCTCACCGCCCCGGCACAGCACACTGGAGCGTGGTGATGTCTTGTCTCTTCAGCGGCTGGAAATTGGGCTACAATTGGCTGCAACACTGTTACCCGAGTCCGACCTCCGAGAGCCATCGGGCTGGAGAGGAGCAAGTAATTGAATCCAATGACACTTCTCTGAGCACATTCTTCCCGACACAGATTTAAAAGCAATTGCATTGGGGAACAGAAAAGGGTGTTTCCTACACTTCTCCTTCAGTGACTCTACAATAGCAGGTGCTATAAAGATGTTATTTGAACCATTCAAAAGCCTTTAAGTGCAACCCACAATTCATACAATGTTTGCAATTTAAATCACCCCTTCCTCGCTCCGCAGTCTGGATTTTCACAATAGTCATCCTCACCAGGATTCAGAAACCCGGTGTCCCACCGTCAGTAGCTTATCCTCTGCTGGGCTGCAGAGCGGAGCTGGAGAGCTTGGCGCTCACAGACTGTGCCCAGCCAGCCACCGGGTGCCAACCGCTGCCCTGCACCTGTGAACCGCCCCCTTATTAGGCTGTATTCCCTCTCACTGCACAAATAGTCAATCACACACCCACGCCAGAGGCTGGGAACAGATTGGAGCCCATGAGAGGCAGGGTTgggcggggtggggtgggatgggatgAGATGGGCTGGATTCAACAGCCACGGGAAGAAAAAAATCTCCCTCCTACACTCTGACGAAAGCACACAAGCAGAGGGGGTTTTGTGTTATAAAAAAGGAGATTTCTCGCAAATCTATTTTGAGTGCCAACAAAAATAGCATGCTCACTTTCACGGCGAGTTTTACCTGGCACTGCCTTATCATAGGGAGCGGACCGTCCTTGAATTTCGATGGAATCGCATCATCATGCTTCGGAGGTGCGATACTCCCTAAGGGTTGAATGGGTAATAAATTGCTTAATGCTGGACTTCATTACGCCTCGCCCAACAATACTATTTGGCCCAATCAGATTATCAATCCCAATGGAAAGCTGATTGTAATTCATAGCTGAACTACCCAGAGTGCAATGGACTCTTTCTCAGTCCCTACACTCTTAAAAACCGGCAACACAAATGCCACCGAGTTCACGTCATCGTCTTGTCAAAGATCGAATCATTGAGCTGCAAACCAACCATGCAAGTCAAAGGCTATCCACAGCCTGGCAGGCAGCACCGGGAGCTCAGCATGGTCAGGGAGGAAACCATGGCGTCCAGCACTCTAATAAGAGGGAAGTGCTAGCGGTGACTTGGAGAGGAAGGCAAACATGGCCTTCAATGACGGGTGAACAGTGAGGGTTTTAAAGTGAGTGGTCCTTGTGGAAAAAGGCACTATAAAACACTTAGGGAGCAGGTGAGCAGTGTGCTTATCTATTAAGAGTAGTTTGTTCCTGCCACTTCAGTTACTTTTTACTCTGAGACCCTTAACGGACAAATCACTACAGAATATGATTAAAAATGCAGACAGAAAATGTCTTGACACAAGGTGAATCAAGCTAGCTTTGACCTGAGCAGACAATGTAACCAAAGTGAAAACATAGTTTTCTACCCAAACACAGAAAGTTGCTAGGTCGGTAATCGCCTATAGAGGgccgctcagacaatggcaTTCGTCATGGTTATgtgtagggatgtaacggtataaAAATTTAACCTcgcggttatagtgaccaaaattatcacggttttcggtattattgCGGCATTTttaagtgtgttcaatatgttcagaaagcactaataggcctacataagcTGAAATTGTTTCAAAAAGTGTGAAAGCATTTACTATATTACAAAATATAGGCaaaaccttatcaaaagtgcaaCATTTAACCAGGGATGCTGGAGCTCATTTTCACCTGGGGGTGCTCTCATAGAGGGGGTGCTGAGGGAGGGTAAAAAATTGTTACTGAGGAGATTCttttattctggtgcattttaagGTGGCCTATTGCTACTATAGAGCAtattttcattcacattcataggcctacatcctgactgcacaaacaaaccTGGCTGAGCTGAGCATTCTTAATTCATAGCATAGCATTACCGTGGCATGTACCCATTCACTTTTTCCTaggtcatgtttaattggctttgTGCCACAGTTAAATCCATCAAGTAgataacagaatcagtagggtaccagttttgtttcaggcctactgtatgtcaaaagcaggtttggatgaagctgggaaggattaaacacacaatTTCCACACCGTAGTAATCATCTGTAATAATCATGATATATGAAATAAAaccggtaattgttatcgtcaacatttttatcgcggtttaccattataccggtaatcgttacatccctagttaTGTGCCattaaaatgattttggaaacattatgttTAACTATCCACAGTACATGGCAATGCATTAAGTCGACTTAGAAAACTTGGTTGGTCGGATCAGACTACAACCCCGATCTTCATAAGTAAATGTTCACATTAAGCCAATTAAAGTAATTTGTTGAGTGAAAACCTGAGTGTTAATACAGACTGATGGCAAAATTCACAAGTTCTTATTTCCAATAGCTAATACCTTGCCAACAGCTGGCAAACTCTTCAAGAGAGGAACTGCAAACGTGTCAGGTGTTGATAAAGGGTGCTAACAATTTTTTCCAAGCAACACCTTTTAAAGCCTTCATCTGTTTTGAAGGAATTAACATATAGGCAATAACCACTTTTGGTCTTGCTTTACTTAAAAGGTATGTTCCCCTTGAACTATTTTTACCTGTTAGGTATGATAAGGGCTGAGAATTCCGCTTAGTTAATGTTTCACTGGTATGGGAAGAATTTGACTGAAACCGAGTGGTTTTCCCAGAGTGTAGTAAGTTCTACACAAAATGTTATGTTAATCATACctagggctttttttttttttttttaaacttgcaTTTCAGCTCAGAGTAATATGTGAAAACAGACAAACTGTTCTGAACAAATGTCAAGCACGGTCATTTATCAATATTTTTGGGGAACTAACCGTTTTCACAGAAGATTTTACAGTAATCACATCATTATGATATCTATGAAAACCAAACATTCCAGGACCAGGATAATAATGGAATGGCTCAGAGAATGCAAGATGTTGTTTGCAAGATGTTGCTTTTGTTTTACAGGTCATCACCATCCAACCCAAAGGACATGACACAACCAATCTGAACACCAATCAAGGGTGCACTGAATATACAAAATGTTTAATTTAGCTTAATTGCTTGAAGGACGCACAGTTATTTCCCTAGAaatttacataaaaaaaatgatgcATCAGTTAACCTTGTCAAAAAGAATGTTAAGAGAGGttgtgataaataaataaaaatagtcCCATATTTTTATATTGTCATAAAAATGGGTTTCCTATCATTTGGTCTTTTGAATCAATCTGCATTACCATAAAGACACCAGCCCATAATATAGCCGGAAGTGTGCCCGACAACTCTGTCTAGATGGTCTCTGATAGACCAACTATTTGGATGAGGAACCAATGGTGATGGTTTGAGATGGCCTACATTCTCCTAGGAGCAAGAAGCACTATGAACAACAGAGAGAAACATATGCTCACTCAAATCAACATGTACTCTATATCTTCAGATCAGTGAGACTTACATAAAATACATCTAAACTCTATGGTCTGTTCAAGAATGTATGCCTGATGACCCAGTTTATTCCTTCAACTAAACAATTCTCCAGTCTAGGAACTACAGGTTTTCATGACAAAGGCATAACAAGGCAATTCAGTCAGGATGAGGGCTAAAATAGAATATCTAATAGAAAAACATATTTGTGGCTGACTGTATAATGTCTCCTCATTCTTCCCCACTGCAGCAGCAGTAAGTGCTTCTTGCTTCCCACACAATGAACAAAGGAGCGATTTCCTTCCAGCACTGGTCAATACTGGCCATCTTGGTACTTCTTCCCGTTGAGCTCTATTGTTGTCTACAAGCAGGAAGTCATCCCATAATGACTTCATCCCTCTAAACTACCGCTGAGTCTTCTTTCAGGAAGTAGCTTTCAACCGTGTGAGTAGCAGCACAGCTTGGACATGGTAGCTATTCAAATCACCCATCATGTGTGCCTTCCAGAATATAGTGAATAGATATACAATACAATGGACCAGGTGTATTAAAAGGAACTGCTTTCCTACAGTACCCCAGCCTGAATTAGGGGACAGGCCTACTCGTGAATAGGTATACAATTTAGTCTTCGTGAAATGCATCCTCCCTATGAAACGACTCAATCAGCATTATGTCTGAACTGAATAGTCATCGTCACAATTGACAAATGCTATAGCCAACAGTAATACTGCTGACAGCCATCATGTATGATCAGCGACGATCAAAACGACTGGTAGCAGACAGTAGAATGAGCAGTAGTTTTAGATGACCCTTTTGTAAGTGGTTTACGTGACGTAGATGATGTAGCTATGGAGACAAAGAATAGCTAATGGTGATCTCCGACAAATGGATGCTGCCCTGTATCCCTATCTTGCAGATATGCAGTGTCAGTGGGCCCAATTCCAAGGCCCAGGGTCGTTGAGTTCATCTCTGTGGGAGACACCGTTAGCTTTACAAAGCAGCTAAGCTGTTATTAGCATAAATTCGGAGTAGGTACTTACTTGTTCCTGAGAACTTGCCAGGCCGCTTCGATATCGGCATAAAGATTCTTCTCTGATGGTTTCCCACTGCTCACGCCATAACCAGAGTAATCGTAGGAGAATACATTACAGTTGATTCTCGAGCCGAGGCCAATGTAGAAGCTGCACATCTGACCCAGGTCAACCGCGTTGCCGTGGGAAAACAGTAAAGTATACCGACTGTTTGGAGCACATCGGACGAACATGCATCCAACCCGGTTTCCTCTACTCGTCCGGGTGTTGAATACCTCGACTGCATCCAATTCACGTTGGGAATATTGCCAATCAGCACGTTCGGTTAAATGAAGGCTTGTCGTCCCATTTGCATCAGTGTGCACGGAGTATGTGGGCTCCGGTGGGAGAAATGCTAACTTAGCTGCAATACGACTTGGACAGGGCGGGCAGCAGAACAGCCAGCATAGTTCGCCGAGGGAGAAACCATTCATCCTAGGGCCTTGCTCGGGCATTGAGACTCAAAATTATTAATAGAAGCCCCTGACTTTGCAATAATGTGTTGATAAAAGGAATAGCAATACAATAATGCGCAATCTTCGGCCGGCAAATCAGCCAGCGAACGTTACCTGAATCGGCTATCGTTTGCTGGCTAGGCTAGCCAACAGTTCTGTATAGCTAATAGCAAAATAATGAGGTACAAAAACCCTTTGACATAACGAGCTGGTTGTTGTGGGTCGGCAAATGGTTAACGATATAATAACTAAGTGCAGAATGTTCGAGGTATTGGTTCCAGTATTATTCAAATTAATATACAACGAAAGGCTAACTAGCCTAAAACAATGTAAGCAGCCATGACTCCAGCTCGGCGAACGCCAAATATAGGACTTCCGGGAACATTTCATATCCTATCCCAGTTCACGAGCCAATGGATACTGACGTCAGGGGTTATCTGATGTTATGCGTCATGTTAAATGGAAACTGAGGAAATATAGACATAacattgcatttacatttgttcatttagcagacgcgtTTATCTAaatccacttaaaaaaaaataaggaataacattcaagctacaatgcAGAGGTAGGCTACGGAGGCCCCGAAGGGCCATGATGGGAATTATATTGGTGGACATTTATTTCTAGAGCCCTTTATGAGGAGACCTTAGGTAGCAATTAATACTAGACCCAATTAACACGAAGTAGCCTCTCAAATCTCTCCCAACTTAAATTTGTGTAGGCGGGGTTAATTTCGGGCTGGCCAG of Alosa alosa isolate M-15738 ecotype Scorff River chromosome 14, AALO_Geno_1.1, whole genome shotgun sequence contains these proteins:
- the abhd17c gene encoding alpha/beta hydrolase domain-containing protein 17C → MPEQGPRMNGFSLGELCWLFCCPPCPSRIAAKLAFLPPEPTYSVHTDANGTTSLHLTERADWQYSQRELDAVEVFNTRTSRGNRVGCMFVRCAPNSRYTLLFSHGNAVDLGQMCSFYIGLGSRINCNVFSYDYSGYGVSSGKPSEKNLYADIEAAWQVLRNKYGVTPENIILYGQSIGTVPTVDLASRYECAAVILHSPLMSGLRVAFPDTRKTYCFDAFPSIDKVSKVASPVLVIHGTEDEVIDFSHGLAIYERCPRAVEPLWVEGAGHNDIELYAQYLERLKQFISFELPAS